The following are encoded in a window of Mycobacterium vicinigordonae genomic DNA:
- a CDS encoding acetyl-CoA acetyltransferase has product MPVEPRTPVLIGYGQVNHREDIDLDQPCIEPADLMVSATRQAADSRVIEAVDSIRVVQILSAHYRNPGRLLGQRLGLADFTALYSPVGGNTPQSLVNQACLDIQAGRANVVLISGAETWRTRTGLKKRGRRLVWTEQDNSVPVPPIAGADVPMAGDAEIRIKLDRPAFVYPIFEQALRIAGEESIEHHAQRVSELWARFNAVAVDNPNAWIRRPLSAEEIRRPGPQNRMISWPYTKLMNSNNMVDQGASLILTSVEQARRLGVPTERWVYPQAGTDAHDTPAVAERAELHRSPAIRIGGARALELAGIGIDDVHYVDLYSCFPSAVQVAANELGLAIDDPARPLTVTGGLTFAGGPWNNYVTHSIATMAELLTANPGRRGLITANGGFLTKHSFGLYCTEPPKRFVWEDVQPVVDRKPTTMGLVDWEGVGTVEAWTTPFDRDGQPEKAFLAVRTPEGARALAVITDPAAAAATVQEDIAGVKVAVAADGIATLR; this is encoded by the coding sequence ATGCCCGTGGAGCCCAGAACGCCGGTTTTGATCGGCTACGGCCAGGTCAATCACCGCGAAGACATCGACCTCGATCAGCCCTGTATCGAACCCGCCGACCTGATGGTCTCCGCGACCCGGCAGGCGGCCGATTCCCGGGTGATCGAAGCCGTCGACTCCATTCGGGTGGTGCAGATCCTCTCGGCGCACTACCGCAACCCCGGCCGGCTGCTCGGCCAGCGTCTCGGCCTGGCCGACTTCACCGCGTTGTACAGCCCGGTGGGCGGCAACACCCCACAGTCGCTGGTCAACCAGGCGTGCCTGGACATTCAGGCCGGCCGCGCGAACGTGGTGCTGATATCCGGCGCCGAAACCTGGCGCACCCGCACCGGCCTGAAGAAGCGGGGCCGCCGGCTGGTGTGGACCGAGCAGGACAACTCGGTGCCGGTGCCGCCGATTGCCGGTGCGGACGTGCCCATGGCCGGCGACGCCGAGATACGGATCAAGCTGGACCGGCCAGCCTTCGTGTACCCGATCTTCGAGCAGGCGCTGCGGATCGCCGGCGAGGAATCCATCGAACACCACGCCCAACGCGTCAGCGAGCTGTGGGCACGATTCAACGCCGTGGCCGTCGACAATCCCAACGCCTGGATACGCCGCCCCCTCAGCGCCGAGGAGATCCGCCGGCCCGGCCCACAGAACCGAATGATCAGCTGGCCGTACACCAAGCTGATGAACTCCAACAACATGGTCGACCAGGGTGCATCGCTGATCCTCACTTCGGTCGAGCAGGCCCGGCGGCTGGGGGTACCGACCGAGCGCTGGGTCTATCCGCAGGCCGGCACCGATGCGCACGACACACCCGCGGTCGCCGAGCGGGCCGAATTGCACCGTTCACCAGCGATCCGGATCGGCGGGGCGCGGGCCTTGGAACTGGCCGGCATAGGCATCGATGACGTCCACTACGTCGACTTGTACTCCTGCTTCCCGTCCGCGGTCCAGGTCGCCGCCAACGAACTCGGCCTGGCGATCGACGATCCGGCCCGCCCATTGACCGTCACCGGCGGGCTGACCTTCGCCGGCGGCCCGTGGAACAACTACGTGACGCATTCCATCGCGACCATGGCCGAACTGCTGACCGCTAACCCCGGTCGGCGCGGCCTGATCACCGCCAACGGCGGCTTCCTGACCAAACACAGCTTTGGCTTGTACTGCACCGAACCGCCGAAACGATTCGTCTGGGAGGATGTACAGCCGGTGGTGGACCGCAAGCCGACCACCATGGGGCTGGTCGACTGGGAGGGAGTGGGGACCGTGGAAGCCTGGACGACGCCGTTCGACCGGGACGGGCAGCCCGAGAAAGCGTTCCTGGCGGTGCGCACGCCGGAAGGCGCGCGCGCATTGGCCGTGATCACCGATCCGGCAGCCGCCGCCGCGACTGTGCAGGAGGACATCGCCGGGGTGAAGGTCGCCGTCGCTGCCGATGGCATCGCGACCCTGCGGTAA
- a CDS encoding NAD-dependent epimerase/dehydratase family protein, whose translation MHVLLTDAAGTVGRLVARQLIAAGHTVSGIGPRPHQCLDPDVEFVSAALHNPVLVDLAAEADVVIHLAAVDVTAPGGAGSTGVAHVANAAARAGARLLFVSQAAGPAELYRPAETLVATGWAPSLIVRIAPPVGRQLDWMVCRTVATLMRSKVSALPMRVLHLDDLVRFLVLAVGTDRTGVVDLATPDTTNVITAWRLIRAVEPRLRLHGVRSWDKLIPEMDIAVAQEDWSFEYGWGALEAMVDTGRGLKGRRIEPAGAIPGSGQLPLPVEAPPRVGPADGAPLRSAAPDGLEGEFDDRIDPRFPVFSASGLSAALPGPLTPITLDVQLGGLRAAGQAMGRVLALGDVVAEEWASRAIAVFGHRPYVGVSANIVAATQLPGWDEDAITQHTLHNQPQVGDLLPLGPPQRTSGPRGSVAKVVVTARSLALLRHLRPDTQDYVAAAAAEHLEAAELESLSDAALGVRLQLLRDRIQQGWILTGLWVIDTGVTAATLGHTRAGSSVYGVGVIMESGRIADECAGLATILRADPPLCALARQGNVGSIRALSPRAATALETAVTHLGHRGPAEAELASPTFADDPGLLLAAAAEIAEAGAAPEPPGTLSQRLADSARSSRELAHDTTIRFTHELRMTLRELGSRLAQADLIDVVDDACYLLCDELVTVPSDARLRVKRRRAERERLQAQHPPDVIDHTWNPGG comes from the coding sequence GTGCACGTGCTACTTACCGACGCCGCAGGCACTGTCGGGCGGTTGGTCGCACGTCAGCTGATCGCCGCCGGGCACACGGTCAGCGGTATCGGCCCGCGCCCGCACCAGTGCCTGGATCCCGACGTCGAGTTCGTCAGCGCTGCGCTGCACAATCCGGTCCTGGTGGATCTGGCTGCCGAAGCCGACGTGGTGATTCACCTGGCCGCGGTCGACGTCACCGCGCCCGGCGGTGCCGGTTCGACGGGCGTCGCACATGTGGCGAATGCGGCGGCCCGGGCGGGTGCGCGGCTGCTGTTCGTGTCCCAGGCGGCCGGGCCGGCCGAGCTGTACCGGCCCGCCGAGACGCTGGTGGCCACCGGGTGGGCACCGAGCCTGATCGTTCGGATAGCGCCACCGGTGGGCCGCCAGCTGGACTGGATGGTGTGCCGCACGGTGGCAACGCTGATGCGCAGCAAGGTCTCGGCCCTGCCGATGCGGGTGCTGCACCTTGACGACCTGGTTCGCTTCCTGGTGCTCGCGGTCGGCACCGACCGCACCGGCGTGGTAGACCTGGCCACCCCCGACACCACCAACGTGATCACCGCCTGGCGGTTGATCCGGGCCGTCGAGCCGCGCTTGCGGCTGCACGGAGTGCGTAGCTGGGACAAGCTGATACCAGAGATGGATATTGCTGTTGCACAAGAGGATTGGAGCTTCGAATACGGTTGGGGCGCGCTGGAGGCGATGGTGGATACCGGGCGCGGGCTCAAAGGCCGCAGGATCGAGCCCGCCGGCGCCATTCCCGGGTCGGGCCAACTACCGTTACCGGTGGAGGCGCCGCCGCGGGTGGGTCCGGCCGACGGCGCACCGCTGCGCAGCGCCGCCCCCGACGGGTTGGAGGGCGAATTCGACGACCGGATCGACCCACGGTTCCCGGTGTTCAGCGCGTCCGGCCTGTCCGCAGCGCTGCCGGGCCCCCTGACGCCCATCACGCTGGACGTGCAACTTGGCGGGCTGCGCGCGGCCGGTCAGGCGATGGGTCGGGTACTCGCGTTGGGTGATGTCGTCGCCGAGGAGTGGGCGAGCAGGGCGATCGCAGTGTTCGGACACCGACCCTATGTCGGGGTGTCGGCCAACATCGTCGCCGCAACCCAGCTGCCAGGCTGGGACGAGGACGCCATCACCCAGCACACCCTGCACAACCAGCCGCAGGTCGGCGACCTGCTGCCGCTAGGCCCACCCCAGCGAACGAGCGGCCCGCGTGGATCCGTGGCCAAGGTGGTAGTGACCGCGCGCTCGCTGGCGCTGCTGCGTCACCTGCGACCCGACACCCAGGATTACGTCGCCGCGGCTGCCGCCGAGCACCTCGAAGCCGCGGAACTGGAGTCCTTGAGCGACGCGGCCCTGGGTGTTCGGTTGCAGTTGCTGCGGGATCGGATCCAGCAGGGCTGGATCTTGACCGGGCTGTGGGTCATCGACACCGGCGTCACGGCGGCCACGCTGGGACACACCCGTGCGGGATCAAGCGTCTACGGCGTCGGAGTGATCATGGAAAGCGGTCGCATCGCAGATGAGTGCGCCGGGCTGGCCACCATTCTGCGCGCGGACCCGCCGCTATGCGCGCTGGCCCGCCAAGGGAATGTCGGCAGCATCCGCGCGCTGTCCCCGCGCGCCGCGACCGCACTCGAGACTGCCGTAACCCACCTCGGACACCGCGGCCCCGCCGAAGCCGAATTGGCCAGCCCCACGTTCGCCGACGACCCCGGGCTGCTGCTGGCGGCCGCCGCGGAGATCGCCGAGGCCGGCGCGGCACCCGAACCGCCTGGCACGTTGTCTCAGCGGTTGGCCGACAGCGCCCGCAGCTCACGCGAACTTGCGCATGACACCACCATCCGGTTCACCCACGAACTTCGGATGACGTTGCGAGAACTGGGCTCTCGTCTTGCGCAGGCGGATCTAATCGACGTCGTCGACGACGCCTGCTATCTGCTGTGCGACGAACTCGTCACCGTTCCGAGCGACGCGCGGTTGCGGGTCAAGCGCCGGCGCGCCGAGCGGGAACGCCTGCAGGCGCAACACCCGCCCGACGTGATCGACCACACCTGGAACCCCGGCGGCTAG
- a CDS encoding DUF72 domain-containing protein, with the protein MTVRIGTSGWSYDHWTAVLYPPGLPSARRLCHYAEVFDTVELNASFYRWPRDSTFAGWRDQLPSGFAMSVKAHRGLSHYRRLSAPEPWIERFVRCWQILGDRRGVLLVQLHPEQQRDDERLAGFLAGVPPVIRVAVELRHPTWNDPNVFALLEQHRAGYVVMSGAGLACLPRATTDLVYVRLHGPEAATMYTACYSDAELRDWAERITVWDGEGRDVWIYFNNDLGGHAVRNALSLREILG; encoded by the coding sequence ATGACAGTGCGGATAGGTACCTCCGGGTGGTCCTACGACCACTGGACCGCTGTGTTGTATCCGCCGGGATTGCCCAGTGCCCGCCGGCTGTGCCACTACGCCGAAGTGTTCGACACCGTCGAGTTGAACGCGAGTTTCTATCGCTGGCCCAGGGATTCGACCTTCGCCGGCTGGCGGGATCAATTGCCGAGCGGATTCGCGATGTCGGTCAAGGCGCACCGCGGTCTTTCCCACTACCGTCGGCTGTCCGCTCCCGAACCATGGATCGAGCGGTTCGTGCGCTGTTGGCAAATCCTGGGCGATCGTCGCGGTGTGCTGCTGGTCCAACTGCATCCTGAGCAACAGCGCGACGACGAACGCCTGGCGGGGTTCCTCGCCGGCGTGCCGCCCGTTATCAGGGTGGCTGTCGAACTCCGCCACCCCACCTGGAACGACCCGAATGTGTTCGCGTTGCTAGAACAGCACCGAGCCGGCTACGTCGTGATGAGCGGTGCGGGTCTGGCATGCCTGCCGCGGGCCACCACCGACCTGGTCTACGTCCGGCTGCACGGTCCCGAAGCCGCCACAATGTACACCGCCTGTTACAGCGACGCCGAGTTGCGCGACTGGGCTGAACGCATCACCGTGTGGGACGGTGAGGGCCGGGATGTGTGGATCTACTTCAACAACGACCTAGGCGGTCATGCGGTGCGAAATGCGCTGTCGCTGCGCGAGATTCTGGGCTAA
- a CDS encoding endonuclease: MNTPERRVRRLLNMAGTTYAAEAGIRIADKPMPLFQLLVLCMLASKPIDAGTAMRATRELFKSGLRTPKAVLASDRRTVIDAFGRAHYVRYDESSATRLTVMATRVRDEFSGDLRELARSSNHDVAEATRIIQGFKGIGSTGADIFLREVQDVWTWVRPYFDERATAGAKALRLPSDPAELAGFAPRSCARLAAALVRVSLDDDLRGRVLD; this comes from the coding sequence ATGAACACGCCCGAACGCCGAGTGCGCCGCCTGCTCAATATGGCCGGCACCACCTACGCCGCTGAGGCGGGAATCCGGATCGCCGACAAGCCGATGCCGCTGTTTCAGCTGCTGGTGCTGTGCATGCTGGCCAGTAAACCGATCGACGCCGGGACCGCCATGCGTGCCACGCGAGAGCTGTTCAAATCCGGCCTGCGTACGCCCAAGGCCGTACTCGCATCCGATCGGCGCACCGTGATCGACGCGTTCGGGCGCGCCCATTACGTGCGGTACGACGAAAGTTCGGCGACCCGGCTCACCGTCATGGCGACCCGGGTCCGCGACGAATTCTCCGGCGACCTGCGGGAGCTAGCTCGCAGCAGTAATCACGATGTCGCCGAAGCCACTCGAATTATCCAGGGCTTCAAGGGGATCGGCAGCACTGGTGCGGACATATTCCTGCGTGAGGTCCAAGACGTGTGGACGTGGGTGCGGCCGTACTTCGACGAGCGTGCCACGGCTGGGGCCAAGGCGCTGCGGCTGCCGTCCGACCCCGCCGAGCTCGCCGGATTCGCGCCGCGCAGCTGCGCACGACTGGCGGCAGCGCTGGTGCGAGTATCGCTGGACGACGACCTGCGTGGGCGGGTGCTGGACTGA
- a CDS encoding TfoX/Sxy family protein, producing the protein MAYDEDLANRIRELLARRPDVDEKQMFGGLAFLIGGHLAVCASGQGGLMVRVPREDTDRLLERAHVSPMVMAGRQTRGWLRVAADGVKTKRQLQSWVDRGADYAGALPPK; encoded by the coding sequence ATGGCCTACGACGAAGACCTGGCCAACCGGATCCGCGAACTGTTGGCGCGGCGCCCCGACGTGGACGAGAAGCAGATGTTCGGCGGTCTCGCGTTTCTGATTGGTGGGCACCTGGCGGTCTGTGCCAGCGGGCAGGGTGGGCTGATGGTGCGGGTGCCGCGGGAGGACACCGATCGGCTGCTCGAACGTGCGCACGTCAGCCCGATGGTGATGGCTGGCAGGCAAACTCGCGGTTGGCTGCGCGTCGCCGCCGACGGTGTGAAAACAAAACGTCAACTGCAGAGCTGGGTCGACCGCGGCGCCGACTATGCGGGTGCTTTGCCGCCTAAGTGA
- a CDS encoding nitroreductase family deazaflavin-dependent oxidoreductase: MAQDLKRQFVHRVQRFVVNPLGRKLPVTMLETTGRKSGQPRHTAVGGKEIDNQFWMVSEHGEHSDYVRNIKANPAVRVRIRGQWRNGTAHLLPDDDVQARLRKLPRLNSSVVRVMASDMLTIRVDLD, translated from the coding sequence ATGGCTCAGGATCTGAAACGGCAGTTCGTGCATCGCGTGCAACGGTTCGTGGTCAATCCGCTCGGTCGCAAACTGCCGGTCACCATGCTGGAAACGACGGGCCGTAAGTCGGGGCAGCCGCGCCACACCGCAGTCGGCGGCAAAGAGATCGACAACCAGTTCTGGATGGTCTCCGAACACGGCGAGCACTCCGACTACGTTCGCAACATCAAAGCGAACCCGGCCGTTCGGGTGCGCATTCGTGGGCAGTGGCGTAACGGAACCGCTCACCTGCTGCCCGACGATGACGTACAGGCGCGGCTGCGCAAACTGCCGAGACTCAACAGCTCGGTGGTGCGCGTGATGGCCAGCGACATGCTCACCATTCGAGTCGACCTGGACTGA
- the lon gene encoding endopeptidase La produces the protein MAEAKSVPVLFVTDPIVLPGMVVPIALDDAARTAVDAAQGSESRELLIAPRLDDRYPTHGVVAKILQVGRIPGGGGIAAVVRGERRAHIGAGVTGSGTALWVEVAEIPDAEVTDEVKGLAAEYKKLLLAMLQRRDAWQIIDYVNSLTDPSALADTSGYASYLSNVQKRQLLETVDVAERLRVLIDWTGEHLAEVEVNDKIAEDVRDGMEKTQKEFLLRQQLAAIRKELGEGEPDGSEDYRSRVEAADLPEKVRDAALREVAKLERASDQSPESGWIRTWLDTVLDLPWNVRTEDSTDLAAARQILDADHHGLDDVKDRIVEYLAVRTRRAQRGLQVVGGRGSGAVMALAGPPGVGKTSLGESVARALGRKFVRVALGGVRDEAEIRGHRRTYVGALPGRIVRAIGEAGTMNPVVLLDEIDKVGSDYRGDPSAALLEVLDPAQNHTFRDHYLDLDLDLSDVVFLATANVIENIPSALLDRMELVQIDGYTEDDKVAIARDYLLPRQRDRAALTDDEVTVTDTALRKIAADYTREPGVRQFERLLAKTLRKITTKLASDSGPVTVDEPDLVGYLGRPRFTPESAERTAVPGVATGLAVTGLGGDVLYIEAGSTEGEAGLQLTGQLGDVMKESAQIALSYVRSHADALGLDPKALDRRIHVHVPAGAVPKDGPSAGVTMVTALVSMATGRQVRSDVGMTGEVTLNGRVLPIGGVKQKLLAAQRAGLSTVFIPARNEPDLDDVPAEVLASLTVLPMTDVAEIVAQALEFEVSAASAA, from the coding sequence ATGGCTGAGGCCAAATCAGTGCCGGTTTTGTTCGTGACGGACCCGATCGTGCTGCCCGGGATGGTGGTGCCGATCGCACTCGACGACGCCGCACGCACCGCAGTCGACGCTGCTCAGGGCAGTGAATCTCGGGAGCTACTGATCGCACCGCGGTTGGACGACCGCTACCCCACACACGGTGTGGTGGCAAAGATCCTGCAGGTGGGGCGCATCCCCGGCGGCGGCGGGATCGCCGCCGTGGTGCGGGGCGAACGGCGCGCGCACATCGGTGCCGGCGTCACGGGATCGGGCACCGCGCTATGGGTCGAGGTGGCCGAGATCCCCGACGCCGAGGTGACCGACGAGGTCAAGGGATTGGCCGCCGAGTACAAGAAATTGCTGCTGGCGATGCTGCAGCGGCGTGACGCCTGGCAGATCATCGACTATGTCAACAGCCTGACCGACCCGTCGGCGCTGGCCGACACATCGGGCTACGCGTCGTACCTGTCCAACGTGCAGAAGCGTCAGTTACTGGAAACGGTGGATGTGGCAGAGCGGCTGCGCGTCCTGATCGACTGGACGGGCGAGCACCTGGCCGAGGTCGAGGTCAACGACAAGATCGCCGAGGATGTGCGCGACGGCATGGAGAAGACGCAGAAGGAGTTCCTGTTACGCCAGCAACTGGCCGCCATCCGCAAAGAGCTCGGCGAGGGTGAGCCGGACGGGTCGGAGGACTACCGCTCCCGGGTGGAGGCGGCTGACCTGCCGGAAAAGGTGCGTGACGCCGCGCTGCGCGAGGTCGCCAAGCTGGAACGCGCCAGCGACCAGAGCCCGGAGAGCGGTTGGATCCGCACCTGGCTGGACACCGTGCTGGACCTGCCGTGGAACGTGCGGACCGAGGACTCCACCGACCTGGCGGCGGCGCGGCAAATCTTGGATGCCGACCACCACGGACTGGACGACGTCAAAGACCGCATCGTGGAATACCTCGCGGTGCGCACCCGCCGGGCGCAGCGCGGTCTGCAGGTGGTCGGCGGCCGCGGGTCGGGTGCCGTGATGGCGCTGGCCGGCCCGCCTGGCGTCGGCAAGACGTCACTGGGCGAGAGCGTGGCCCGGGCGCTTGGCCGCAAGTTCGTGCGCGTCGCCTTGGGCGGAGTGCGCGACGAGGCCGAGATCCGCGGGCACCGGCGTACCTACGTCGGTGCGCTGCCGGGCCGCATCGTGCGTGCCATTGGTGAGGCGGGAACGATGAATCCCGTGGTGCTGCTTGATGAAATCGACAAGGTCGGTTCCGACTATCGCGGCGATCCGAGTGCTGCACTGCTGGAAGTCCTGGACCCGGCCCAAAACCACACCTTCCGCGACCACTACCTGGACCTGGATCTGGACCTGTCCGACGTGGTGTTCCTGGCCACCGCCAACGTGATCGAGAACATCCCGTCGGCGCTCCTGGACCGGATGGAGCTGGTCCAGATCGACGGCTACACCGAAGACGACAAGGTCGCCATTGCGCGGGATTATCTGCTGCCTCGGCAGCGGGACCGGGCGGCGCTGACCGACGACGAGGTCACCGTCACCGACACCGCGCTGCGCAAGATCGCGGCCGACTACACCCGTGAGCCCGGGGTGCGACAGTTCGAGCGGCTGCTGGCCAAGACACTGCGCAAGATCACCACCAAGCTCGCCAGCGATTCCGGGCCGGTTACGGTCGACGAGCCTGATCTGGTCGGCTACCTGGGCCGACCGCGCTTCACGCCGGAGTCGGCCGAACGCACCGCGGTGCCGGGTGTGGCCACCGGGCTGGCCGTCACCGGCCTGGGTGGCGACGTGCTCTACATCGAGGCAGGTTCTACCGAGGGTGAGGCCGGTTTGCAGCTCACCGGCCAACTCGGCGACGTGATGAAGGAATCCGCTCAGATCGCGCTTTCCTACGTCCGCTCGCACGCCGACGCGCTCGGCCTTGACCCCAAGGCCCTGGACCGGCGTATCCACGTCCACGTGCCCGCCGGCGCGGTGCCCAAAGACGGCCCGTCCGCGGGGGTGACGATGGTGACGGCGCTGGTCTCAATGGCGACGGGGCGGCAGGTCCGCTCCGACGTGGGCATGACCGGTGAGGTTACGTTGAACGGTCGCGTGCTGCCGATCGGTGGCGTCAAGCAGAAGCTGTTGGCGGCGCAACGTGCCGGCCTGTCAACGGTTTTCATTCCGGCCCGCAACGAGCCGGATCTGGACGACGTGCCCGCGGAAGTTCTCGCGTCACTGACCGTGCTGCCGATGACGGACGTGGCCGAAATTGTCGCGCAAGCCCTGGAATTCGAGGTGAGCGCGGCCTCCGCTGCCTGA
- a CDS encoding alpha-hydroxy acid oxidase encodes MAVQRRVPRVRDLAPLLQFKRPEFNRTKRRLDAALTIEDLRRIAKRRTPKAAFDYTDGAAEDELSIARARQAFRDIEFHPTILRDVSAVTAGWDVLGQPVVLPFGIAPTGFTRLMHTEGEIAGARAAAAAGIPFSMSTLATASIEDVASAVPQARKWFQLYMWKDRERSMQLVRRAADAGFDTILVTVDVPVSGARFRDLRNGMAIPPALTLRTVLDAIPHPHWWLDLLTTEPLAFASLDRWPGTVGEYLNTMFDASVTFDDLTWIKQQWPGKFVVKGIQTVEDARAVVDRGVDGIVLSNHGGRQLDRAPVPFHLLPSVARELGKDTEILVDTGIMSGADIVAAVALGARCTLIGRAYLYGLMAGGEAGVTRAIEILESGIYRTMALLGVTCLEELSPKHVTQLRRLGPL; translated from the coding sequence ATGGCGGTCCAACGACGGGTGCCCAGAGTCCGCGACCTGGCGCCCCTGCTGCAGTTCAAACGGCCTGAGTTCAACCGCACCAAACGCCGCCTGGATGCCGCGTTGACCATCGAGGACCTGCGGCGAATCGCCAAGAGGCGCACTCCTAAGGCAGCGTTCGACTACACCGACGGCGCCGCCGAGGACGAGCTGTCCATCGCACGTGCCCGTCAAGCCTTCCGCGACATCGAGTTTCATCCGACGATCCTGCGCGATGTCAGCGCGGTGACCGCCGGATGGGATGTGCTGGGCCAGCCGGTGGTGTTGCCGTTCGGCATCGCGCCGACCGGTTTCACCCGCCTGATGCACACCGAAGGCGAGATCGCCGGAGCAAGGGCCGCGGCCGCCGCGGGCATCCCGTTCTCCATGTCCACCCTGGCCACCGCTTCCATCGAAGACGTGGCGAGCGCTGTCCCGCAGGCTCGCAAGTGGTTTCAGCTATACATGTGGAAGGACCGCGAACGCTCGATGCAGTTGGTGCGGCGCGCAGCCGACGCCGGATTCGACACCATCCTGGTCACCGTCGACGTCCCGGTGTCGGGAGCTCGCTTTCGCGACCTGCGCAATGGTATGGCCATCCCGCCGGCGCTGACTCTGCGTACGGTTCTCGACGCGATACCGCATCCGCACTGGTGGCTCGACCTGTTGACCACCGAGCCGTTGGCCTTTGCATCGCTGGACCGTTGGCCGGGCACAGTGGGCGAATACCTCAACACCATGTTCGACGCCAGCGTCACCTTCGACGACTTGACCTGGATCAAGCAACAGTGGCCGGGCAAGTTCGTCGTCAAGGGCATTCAGACCGTCGAGGACGCGCGCGCGGTGGTCGACCGTGGTGTCGACGGGATCGTGTTGTCCAATCACGGTGGCCGCCAACTCGATCGAGCGCCGGTTCCGTTCCATTTGCTGCCGTCGGTGGCACGGGAATTGGGCAAGGACACCGAAATCCTGGTGGATACCGGCATCATGTCCGGCGCCGACATCGTGGCGGCAGTCGCGCTCGGCGCGCGCTGCACGCTGATCGGGCGGGCTTACCTATATGGGTTGATGGCCGGCGGCGAAGCGGGCGTTACCCGCGCCATCGAGATCCTGGAAAGCGGCATATACCGGACTATGGCGTTGTTGGGCGTGACCTGCCTCGAGGAGCTATCGCCCAAACACGTGACCCAACTGCGGCGGCTGGGGCCCCTCTAG
- a CDS encoding DUF1810 domain-containing protein produces MDSATDPYNLKRFVDAQDRVYANVTAELRAGRKRSHWMWFVFPQLRGLGRSPTAERYGIASLQEASAYLAHPVLGPRLHECVALVNEVQGRSAGQIFGSPDDLKLRSSMTLFAQADDANQDFVALLDKYFNGDQDQLTLQRLKVS; encoded by the coding sequence ATGGACTCCGCAACCGACCCCTACAACTTAAAGCGGTTCGTAGACGCGCAGGACCGGGTCTATGCCAACGTGACCGCCGAACTGCGCGCCGGACGGAAACGCAGTCACTGGATGTGGTTCGTGTTCCCCCAGTTACGCGGGCTGGGCCGCAGCCCGACCGCCGAGCGGTACGGCATCGCCTCGCTTCAGGAGGCCAGTGCCTATCTGGCACACCCCGTGCTGGGACCGCGGCTGCACGAGTGCGTAGCGCTGGTCAATGAGGTCCAGGGACGCTCGGCCGGGCAGATCTTCGGCTCGCCCGACGATCTCAAGCTGCGGTCGTCGATGACCCTGTTCGCACAGGCCGATGATGCCAATCAAGACTTCGTAGCGTTGCTGGACAAATACTTCAACGGAGATCAGGACCAGCTGACGCTGCAGCGGCTGAAGGTCAGTTAG